The following proteins are co-located in the Eublepharis macularius isolate TG4126 chromosome 5, MPM_Emac_v1.0, whole genome shotgun sequence genome:
- the LOC129330336 gene encoding uncharacterized protein LOC129330336 — protein sequence MAQVVILLLQNTVSLCHTHLRHILRRRRAAQLIFHSEKLGTASHRSTWRGIRLRQRWYVLADIREHRDCWVYPRSQDWWERIALRVWDDMHWIQCFRMSRGTFNELVDALRPTLARQSTNMREPVSVEKRVAVTLWCLATGACYRVAADHFGLGLSTVSDAVLEVCFAIEKELLSKTVCLGDEVGKIMDGFAALGFPHCVGAIDGTHIRIGQPRGKPDQYGNRKNYSSILLQGTVDHTGRFVDAEVGWSGKNHDAFVFRNSALCAAMDTGAFVPGNPSLTVNGVSVPPLMISDGAYPMRRWLMKPYGKFAVTPQQKYFNRCLAWARNKVECSFGHLKGCWQCLLHRLKAREENVVTIVTACVILHNLCEAKGHAVLGSLTDPTPLTMPGDGLEYGENDRGMLDEGKRVRDAMAAFMYSRCRR from the exons ATGGCGCAGGTGGTGATTCTCCTGCTGCAGAACACGGTCTCACTTTGCCATACACATCTGCggcacattttgaggaggagaagggctGCCCAGCTGATTTTCCACAGCGAAAAACTGGGTACAGCTTCACATCGGTCCACTTGGCGAGGGATCCGTCTGCGGCAGCGATGGTATGTGCTGGCGGACATCAGAGAGCACAGAGACTGCTGGGTATACCCCCGGAGCCAGGACTGGTGGGAGCGCATAGCCCTGCGTGTATGGGACGACATGCATTGGATTCAGTGTTTCCGGATGAGCAGGGGGaccttcaatgagctggtggatgCCCTGAGGCCGACCCTGGCACGCCAGTCCACCAACATGCGTGAGCCAGTGtccgtggagaagagggtggcggTGACGTTGTGGTGCCTTGCCACCGGTGCATGCTACCGTGTTGCAGCGGATCACTTCGGTCTGGGGCTGTCCACCGTTTCGGATGCTGTGCTGGAGGTCTGCTTTGCAATTGAGAAGGAGCTACTCTCGAAGACAGTGTGCCTCGGGGACGAGGtcgggaag ATAATGGATGGGTTTGCAGCGCTGGGGTTCCCTCATTGTGTTGGGGCGATTGATGGCACTCACATCCGCATCGGTCAGCCCCGTGGGAAGCCAGACCAATACGGTAACCGAAAGAACTACTCCTCCATCTTGCTGCAGGGGACAGTCGATCACACCGGCCGTTTTGTTGATGCAGAGGTGGGTTGGAGTGGCAAGAACCACGACGCCTTCGTCTTCCGCAACTCGGCTCTCTGTGCAGCAATGGACACTGGGGCTTTTGTGCCTGGGAATCCTTCCCTGACAGTGAATGGTGTCTCAGTGCCACCGCTGATGATCTCGGATGGTGCTTATCCAATGCGCCGGTGGCTGATGAAGCCGTACGGAAAATTTGCTGTCACACCGCAACAGAAATACTTCAACCGCTGCCTGGCATGGGCCAGGAACaaggtggaatgcagttttggTCATCTGAAGGGATGCTGGCAGTGCCTCCTGCATCGGCTGAaggccagagaggagaacgtggtgaCCATTGTTACCGCATGTGTGATCCTGCACAACTTGTGCGAGGCCAAGGGACATGCAGTGCTTGGTTCACTGACGGATCCCACGCCCTTGACAATGCCCGGGGATGGACTGGAGTATGGGGAGAATGACAGGGGGATGCTTGATGAGGGGAAGAGGGTTCGTGACGCAATGGCTGCATTCATGTATTCCAGATGCAGACGGTGA